In Capsicum annuum cultivar UCD-10X-F1 chromosome 11, UCD10Xv1.1, whole genome shotgun sequence, one genomic interval encodes:
- the LOC107852744 gene encoding F-box protein At3g07870-like, protein MGAKKSKPIISKPLHVPISVSNPPLDLPMVIMLEIFSRLTIKTIFRCKTVCKRWYRLLASDPLFLNMYHTRSPNFPCILFKDRHANPSILELKADYDHCSNHERPIVLSPKFHLPPLKSKIYIIGSCNGFICFLDGEVHDENRSVYINNPLLGEYFKLKLPKLERRIVRYVAYGFCFSEAFGQYKVLRLVVTAELAELEVYTLGVDKIWRNVGQVLCPKPQCESFGNVNVNGVIHWLGKCTRIYSFDIGTEEKKPLPAPPGLEVSYWDLTLAELGNYLCLTDNSSSEHLDIWWMKEYGIAESWTKNCILKYSIQPDILKDRFIPIMIWKDGEILMRRDGGPQLVSYNPKENKFRKVKVYGGFAATRYNPSFYSLKTIIGESFQVSNAYSGKVFKSLMLIR, encoded by the coding sequence ATGGGTGCCAAGAAAAGTAAACCCATAATCTCTAAGCCTCTTCATGTTCCAATTAGTGTATCTAATCCACCTTTGGATCTTCCAATGGTGATCATGTTGGAAATTTTCTCAAGATTGACAATTAAGACCATTTTCCGATGTAAGACTGTTTGCAAACGCTGGTATCGTCTTTTAGCTTCCGATCCTTTATTTCTTAACATGTATCACACAAGATCTCCTAACTTTCCTTGCATTTTATTCAAGGATCGTCATGCCAACCCTTCGATTCTTGAACTCAAAGCAGATTATGATCATTGTTCTAATCATGAAAGACCCATTGTGTTGAGTCCTAAATTTCACCTCCCTCCACTGAAATCGAAAATTTATATAATCGGTTCATGTAATGGGTTCATTTGTTTCTTGGACGGTGAAGTGCATGATGAAAATCGTTCGGTTTACATTAACAATCCTCTTTTGGGTGAGTACTTCAAACTTAAATTGCCTAAATTGGAGAGACGTATCGTTCGATATGTTGCTTATGGATTTTGCTTTAGTGAAGCCTTTGGACAGTATAAAGTATTGAGATTAGTAGTTACGGCGGAATTAGCAGAATTAGAGGTTTATACTCTTGGAGTTGATAAGATATGGAGAAATGTGGGCCAAGTTCTCTGTCCAAAACCTCAATGTGAATCATTTGGTAATGTTAATGTCAATGGTGTTATTCATTGGCTTGGAAAATGTACCAGAATTTACTCATTTGATATTGGCACAGAAGAGAAGAAGCCCCTGCCAGCTCCACCTGGTTTGGAAGTTTCATACTGGGATTTGACGCTAGCAGAGTTGGGAAATTATCTCTGTTTGACCGACAATAGCTCTTCTGAGCATCTTGATATATGGTGGATGAAAGAGTATGGCATAGCTGAATCTTGGACTAAAAATTGCATTTTGAAGTATAGTATTCAACCAGATATCCTTAAGGATAGGTTTATACCAATCATGATTTGGAAAGATGGAGAAATCTTGATGCGAAGAGATGGTGGCCCACAACTAGTTTCTTATAACCCAAAAGAAAACAAGTTTAGGAAGGTCAAAGTGTACGGTGGATTTGCAGCTACTAGATACAACCCAAGCTTTTACTCACTCAAGACTATCATCGGGGAAAGTTTTCAAGTCTCTAATGCTTATTCGGGGAAAGTTTTCAAGTCTCTAATGCTTATCCGATGA
- the LOC107852743 gene encoding F-box protein At3g07870-like, translating to MNGKKHEPKKNIFYGLMHFFKSDNKQKNNISEHVQHFTIMHFPRVIMLEILSRLPIKSIFQCKIVCKLWYHLLTSDPLFVKMNQTRSHNIPCILLSNGDYSISSILELKAGYDYYSCRRNRPIVLSHKFHLPPGELPLRVVSSCNGLLCLVSGRIRYENHSIYINNPLLGECFKLRLPEWKKSLCPLTYRFRFSESSEQYKVLRFAVMFGGIRDVVELEILTLGVDEKWRYVGIVPRPVWFFYEKIYVNGAIHWMDCENPSSVVRINSFNIATEEAKTLPAPPGLENSTSSWTLAELGNCLCLIDIIAFDPFDIWWMKEYGIAESWIKDRIHGNGIPAAIRCVTLAPFIIWKDGEMLMQTDSDSIRLVSYSRKENKYRRVKVYGNGSARSICIPTYYSLKTVMGDNFQVSYVYPKIEIA from the coding sequence ATGAATGGCAAGAAGCATGAACCAAAGAAAAACATTTTCTATGGCCTGATGCACTTCTTCAAATCTGATAACAAACAGAAGAACAACATCTCTGAACATGTTCAACATTTCACAATTATGCACTTTCCAAGGGTGATAATGTTGGAAATACTTTCAAGATTACCAATCAAGTCCATTTTCCAATGTAAGATTGTTTGCAAATTATGGTATCATCTTTTAACTTCCGACCCTTTATTTGTTAAAATGAATCAAACAAGATCCCATAATATTCCATGCATTTTGCTGTCGAATGGTGATTACTCCATCTCTTCGATTCTTGAACTTAAAGCaggttatgattattattcttgTCGCCGTAATAGACCCATTGTGTTGAGTCATAAGTTTCACCTCCCTCCAGGGGAATTACCATTGCGCGTAGTAAGTTCATGTAATGGGTTGCTTTGTTTGGTGAGTGGTCGCATTCGCTATGAAAACCATTCGATTTACATTAACAACCCTCTTTTGGGAGAGTGTTTCAAACTTAGATTGCCCGAATGGAAGAAAAGTCTTTGTCCTCTTACTTATCGATTTCGCTTTAGTGAATCCTCTGAGCAATATAAAGTGTTGAGATTTGCAGTTATGTTTGGGGGTATTCGTGATGTAGTAGAACTGGAGATTCTTACTCTTGGCGTTGATGAGAAATGGAGATATGTGGGCATAGTTCCCCGTCCTGTATGGTTTTTTTATGAAAAGATTTATGTCAATGGTGCTATTCATTGGATGGATTGTGAAAATCCTTCAAGTGTTGTCCGCATTAACTCATTTAATATTGCGACAGAAGAAGCGAAGACCTTGCCAGCTCCACCTGGTTTGGAAAATTCAACCTCCAGTTGGACGCTAGCAGAGTTGGGGAATTGTCTCTGTTTGATTGACATTATCGCTTTTGATCCTTTTGATATATGGTGGATGAAAGAGTATGGAATTGCTGAATCTTGGATTAAAGATCGCATTCATGGGAATGGTATTCCTGCTGCTATCCGTTGTGTTACATTAGCACCATTCATAATTTGGAAAGATGGGGAAATGTTGATGCAAACCGATAGTGATAGCATACGACTAGTTTCTTACAGTCGAAAAGAGAATAAGTACAGAAGGGTCAAGGTTTACGGTAATGGCAGTGCACGTAGTATATGTATTCCAACCTATTACTCGCTCAAGACCGTCATGGGGGACAACTTTCAAGTCTCATATGTTTATCCGAAGATTGAGATAGCTTAG
- the LOC107852760 gene encoding basic leucine zipper 43 has protein sequence MLSYNLTIICKLKFLHINLTMIPSEATATHYFASENPSPLPLDFNFMHNSLPSIQFSRYLTNVPNYPTSLHVHDFNNLPQSCISSNSTSDEADEQQLRINDERKQRRMISNRESARRSRMRKQRHLDELWSQVLRLRTENNNLIDKLNHVSECHEKVLQENVQLKEEASDLRQMLTDLQFNSPFPDLCDLDDDVPCTTAHLKAESSNLSITYSTNLLH, from the coding sequence ATGCTCTCCTACAATCTCACCATTATCTGCAAATTGAAGTTTCTTCATATAAATTTAACTATGATTCCATCAGAGGCTACTGCAACTCACTACTTTGCGTCCGAAAATCCTTCACCTTTGCCTCTTGACTTCAACTTCATGCACAACAGTTTACCATCAATCCAGTTTAGCAGATACTTAACAAATGTACCAAATTATCCAACTTCACTTCATGTTCATGACTTTAACAATCTGCCACAATCTTGCATCAGTAGTaactctacctctgatgaagcgGACGAGCAGCAACTTAGGATCAACGATGAGAGAAAGCAAAGGAGGATGATATCTAACCGAGAATCAGCAAGAAGATCCAGGATGAGGAAACAAAGACATCTTGATGAGTTATGGTCACAAGTTCTTCGACTTAGGACGGAGAATAATAATTTGATTGATAAATTGAACCATGTTTCGGAATGTCATGAAAAAGTCCTTCAAGAGAATGTGCAGTTAAAGGAAGAGGCTTCTGACCTTCGTCAGATGCTTACTGATCTCCAGTTTAACAGTCCTTTCCCTGATTTATGTGACCTCGATGACGACGTTCCATGCACCACTGCTCATCTCAAGGCTGAATCATCCAACCTATCCATCACTTATTCAACAAATCTGCTTCACtga